One genomic segment of Phycisphaerae bacterium includes these proteins:
- a CDS encoding YhbY family RNA-binding protein — MSMTNAERQSLKARANALKSTIFIGREGLTPAILDMIRIALQKTDLIKVRIRAEDAESANELARSAAQAVPCELVALRGRVAILHRIATD, encoded by the coding sequence ATGTCGATGACCAATGCCGAACGCCAGTCACTCAAAGCACGAGCCAACGCGTTAAAGAGCACCATCTTCATCGGACGCGAAGGATTGACGCCCGCGATACTGGACATGATCCGGATCGCGCTTCAGAAGACGGATCTTATTAAGGTCCGCATCCGCGCGGAGGATGCCGAGAGCGCCAACGAACTGGCAAGATCCGCCGCGCAGGCCGTCCCCTGCGAGCTTGTCGCGCTCCGAGGCCGCGTCGCGATTCTGCACCGAATTGCGACTGACTGA
- a CDS encoding YceI family protein, with translation MKIAMTRTFAQFAACLLLFTVATPTLRTFADPKGDKKSDKKKKDAAPEKKPPEALGFKVGPRDASKYEIDAAADDNEVTFTSKTAKETFVGKTTQITGSMECKPRALKDAKGKFAVAWTNLDTGKPMRNQHMMAEPWVDAGAHPEIVFTLDNITKMKAIDKRSTRLKCTLVGTFVINGAEKELKIPATLEYRLPKKANGSDTDGQKEGVHIQAKFSLSLKDFGITGRGVGDKVAPKMQIDVSLFLPIAVAESPEPTPPPPSDPPRGRTRRPGR, from the coding sequence ATGAAAATCGCCATGACTCGGACGTTTGCGCAATTCGCGGCATGCCTTCTGCTATTCACCGTCGCCACGCCGACACTTCGGACTTTCGCGGATCCCAAGGGTGACAAGAAAAGCGATAAGAAGAAAAAGGACGCCGCCCCGGAAAAGAAGCCCCCCGAAGCGCTCGGATTCAAAGTCGGCCCGCGCGATGCATCAAAATACGAAATAGACGCAGCCGCCGATGACAACGAAGTAACCTTTACTTCCAAGACCGCGAAGGAAACTTTCGTCGGCAAAACCACGCAGATCACCGGCTCGATGGAGTGCAAGCCGCGGGCATTGAAGGACGCCAAAGGCAAGTTCGCCGTTGCATGGACCAACCTAGATACCGGAAAGCCCATGCGCAACCAGCATATGATGGCCGAACCGTGGGTTGATGCCGGCGCCCATCCTGAAATCGTCTTCACCCTCGATAACATCACAAAGATGAAAGCCATCGACAAGCGGTCCACCCGGCTCAAGTGTACGCTCGTCGGCACTTTCGTAATCAACGGTGCTGAAAAGGAACTGAAAATCCCGGCCACCCTCGAATACCGGTTGCCGAAGAAAGCAAACGGAAGCGACACCGACGGACAAAAAGAAGGCGTCCACATCCAGGCCAAGTTTTCGCTCAGCCTCAAGGATTTCGGTATCACCGGACGCGGAGTCGGCGACAAGGTTGCGCCGAAGATGCAGATCGATGTCAGCCTGTTTCTTCCGATCGCCGTGGCCGAGTCACCCGAACCGACACCCCCGCCTCCGTCCGATCCGCCGCGAGGTCGCACGCGACGGCCGGGCCGCTGA
- a CDS encoding aldehyde dehydrogenase family protein yields MQDILRNLGLEAINPGAFNGEWMGSDTRLDSISPIDGSLIGSVMQATPAEYEKTVAAAQRAFETWRLIPAPKRGEVIRRLGNALRDAKHDLGALVTLEMGKIRAEGEGEVQEMIDICDFACGLSRQLYGLTMHSERPGHRMYEQWHPLGVIGVISAFNFPVAVWSWNAALAAVCGNATLWKPSSKTPLTAVATTRIAQRVCKECGVDPAIFSLVIGRGATIGEMLIADRRIPQVSATGSCRMGYHVGEVVGKRLARTILELGGNNAIIVTPHANLDLAARAIVFGAVGTAGQRCTSTRRIIVHESVRSELTDRLVKAYRQVRIGNPLNEGTLMGPLIDTGAVQDMMNAINKLRAEGGELLYGGDKLSGPDFPGGCYVTPVIAHAKNEFRIVQEETFAPILYVISYGTAQADAKHPAHSSLEELDEAIRYHNDVPQGLSSAIFTENLLEAEKFLSAAGSDCGIANVNIGTSGAEIGGAFGGEKETGGGRESGSDSWKAYMRRQTNTINYTRELPLAQGIRFGD; encoded by the coding sequence ATGCAAGACATCCTTCGCAATCTCGGCCTCGAAGCCATCAACCCCGGCGCATTTAACGGTGAGTGGATGGGGAGCGACACCCGGCTCGATTCCATTTCGCCTATCGACGGCTCGCTCATTGGCAGCGTCATGCAGGCGACGCCTGCGGAATACGAGAAAACGGTCGCCGCCGCACAGCGCGCCTTCGAAACATGGCGGCTCATTCCCGCGCCGAAACGCGGCGAGGTGATTCGGCGCCTCGGCAATGCGCTGCGCGACGCAAAACACGATCTCGGCGCACTCGTCACGCTCGAGATGGGGAAGATTCGCGCCGAAGGCGAAGGTGAAGTCCAGGAAATGATCGACATCTGTGATTTCGCCTGCGGACTCTCACGACAGCTCTATGGTCTCACGATGCACTCCGAGCGGCCCGGACATCGAATGTACGAACAGTGGCATCCGCTCGGCGTTATCGGCGTCATCAGCGCATTTAATTTCCCGGTAGCCGTCTGGTCGTGGAACGCCGCGCTCGCCGCCGTCTGCGGAAATGCGACGCTCTGGAAACCCTCCAGCAAAACGCCCCTGACCGCGGTCGCAACCACCCGGATCGCTCAACGCGTCTGCAAGGAATGCGGCGTCGATCCGGCCATCTTCAGCCTCGTCATCGGGCGCGGCGCGACCATCGGCGAGATGCTCATTGCCGATCGGCGCATTCCACAGGTCTCTGCCACCGGCTCCTGCCGCATGGGCTACCATGTCGGCGAAGTCGTCGGAAAACGGCTTGCCCGCACCATTCTCGAGCTTGGCGGAAACAATGCCATCATCGTGACGCCGCACGCCAATCTCGATCTTGCGGCACGAGCCATCGTTTTCGGCGCGGTCGGCACCGCGGGCCAGCGCTGCACCAGCACCCGGCGCATCATCGTCCACGAAAGTGTCCGAAGCGAACTGACCGATCGGCTCGTCAAGGCCTACAGGCAGGTCAGAATCGGTAATCCGCTCAACGAAGGCACCCTGATGGGACCGCTCATCGACACCGGCGCGGTCCAGGACATGATGAACGCCATCAACAAACTTCGCGCTGAAGGCGGCGAACTCCTCTACGGAGGCGACAAGCTCTCCGGGCCTGACTTTCCGGGTGGATGCTATGTCACCCCCGTCATCGCCCACGCGAAAAACGAATTCAGAATTGTGCAGGAAGAGACCTTCGCGCCGATCCTGTATGTCATCTCTTACGGCACTGCACAAGCCGACGCGAAACATCCCGCTCACTCATCTCTCGAAGAGCTGGATGAAGCCATTCGATATCACAATGACGTCCCCCAGGGACTCTCCAGCGCAATCTTCACCGAGAATCTGCTCGAAGCCGAAAAGTTCCTCTCCGCGGCCGGCAGCGACTGCGGAATCGCAAACGTCAACATCGGAACCAGCGGCGCGGAGATCGGCGGTGCCTTTGGTGGCGAAAAGGAAACCGGCGGCGGTCGCGAGAGCGGCAGCGACAGTTGGAAAGCCTACATGCGCCGTCAGACGAACACCATCAACTACACCCGTGAACTGCCCCTGGCGCAGGGGATCCGGTTCGGCGATTAG
- a CDS encoding lipid-A-disaccharide synthase N-terminal domain-containing protein has translation MMIDALAVSDGTGVMLGSFDLTHFRESVTSGSRVELPWVIAGLSAQGLFLLCLVGQWIATRRRGRMVLPAPLILLGIFGTLVLLIYASIRHDFVFVVGQLVNLLIGFRMLEIVAVVNEAPPRRDETPFPEVKPDTAERKRRV, from the coding sequence TTGATGATTGATGCACTGGCGGTATCGGATGGGACGGGGGTGATGCTCGGGTCATTCGATCTGACGCACTTCCGCGAGTCCGTGACGTCGGGCTCGCGCGTGGAATTGCCCTGGGTGATTGCGGGTCTGAGCGCTCAGGGGCTGTTCCTGCTCTGCCTTGTCGGTCAGTGGATCGCCACGCGAAGGCGAGGGCGAATGGTTCTGCCGGCGCCGCTCATTCTGCTCGGCATCTTCGGAACGCTGGTTCTGCTGATTTATGCGTCGATTCGTCACGATTTCGTATTCGTTGTGGGGCAGCTCGTAAACCTCCTGATCGGCTTTCGGATGCTGGAAATCGTGGCCGTGGTGAACGAGGCTCCTCCGCGTCGAGATGAGACGCCGTTTCCCGAGGTGAAGCCGGACACCGCGGAGCGCAAGCGGCGGGTTTGA
- a CDS encoding tyrosine-protein phosphatase gives MSQVVENNSNEQPDAARRLRRIPLMLLVCAVAACTVGGYALCRRYYGDPKRFAIVDAGILYRSAQPKPAQIRHMVAEYGVKTIIIAREGTSRSVPDERQHAEEAGASVEVISIESRQPVTDEQIEQFFRAVDDSSRRPVWVHCSAGRHRTGLLCALYRIERQGWPVERAMEEMLSFGFNTDSQSAVCEQLKAYRPGRFARRSAESLDVGSAAP, from the coding sequence ATGAGCCAAGTTGTCGAGAACAATTCGAATGAACAGCCGGATGCTGCGCGACGGCTTCGGCGAATTCCGCTGATGCTGCTGGTTTGCGCGGTCGCGGCGTGTACGGTGGGCGGGTACGCCCTCTGTCGGCGTTATTACGGTGATCCGAAACGCTTCGCGATCGTGGATGCGGGGATTCTCTATCGTTCGGCCCAACCGAAGCCGGCGCAGATCAGGCACATGGTTGCTGAATATGGCGTGAAGACGATCATTATCGCGCGCGAGGGCACCAGCCGAAGTGTGCCGGACGAGCGGCAGCACGCCGAGGAGGCCGGCGCGTCGGTCGAGGTCATTTCGATTGAGAGTCGCCAGCCTGTGACCGATGAGCAGATCGAGCAATTTTTCCGCGCGGTGGACGATTCGTCGCGACGACCGGTCTGGGTTCATTGTTCGGCGGGTCGGCATCGAACGGGGCTTTTGTGCGCCCTGTATCGGATCGAGCGTCAGGGCTGGCCTGTTGAACGGGCGATGGAAGAAATGCTTTCTTTCGGATTCAACACGGATTCGCAATCGGCCGTGTGTGAGCAGTTGAAGGCGTATCGTCCCGGTCGGTTTGCGCGGCGTTCCGCCGAATCGCTGGATGTCGGGAGTGCGGCACCTTGA
- a CDS encoding iron ABC transporter permease, producing the protein MKPLTPRRYFGWIGACGALVVVVLLISPGVGMSESGVGLSSAWRSWLDPASNSLTYNIAFGLRFPRTLLALQAGATLGLCGAVFQVLFRNPLATPYTLGVSSGGSLGALIAIKMGWTACALGVSGVALSAFAGAAAVMAAVFVFARGLSRLTTTELLLAGVTMGLFCSAMMMVVMYVSTERQTFDMVRWMMGSVVSVDSYDALLNAPLLVTSWIVLICLARPLNQYMMGEEIAASRGVSVANLQGTCIVFASLATGAVVATCGPIGFVGLVVPQIVVLILGRDCRLLLPCAALAGAVFLAVCDWIAQLAPGWIGAASGRALSSAALPTGVVTAMVGVPIFLVLLRRRAR; encoded by the coding sequence ATGAAGCCATTGACGCCGCGACGCTATTTTGGCTGGATCGGGGCATGCGGGGCACTGGTGGTCGTGGTGCTTTTGATCAGCCCCGGCGTGGGGATGTCGGAAAGTGGCGTAGGTCTGTCATCGGCCTGGCGGTCGTGGCTGGACCCGGCGTCGAATTCGCTGACTTACAACATTGCCTTCGGTCTTCGGTTTCCGCGAACGTTGCTGGCATTGCAGGCGGGGGCGACGCTCGGACTTTGTGGAGCGGTATTTCAGGTTCTGTTTCGTAATCCGCTGGCAACGCCCTACACGCTGGGGGTGTCGAGCGGCGGATCGCTCGGCGCGTTGATTGCAATCAAGATGGGATGGACGGCCTGCGCGCTGGGTGTATCGGGTGTGGCACTCTCCGCGTTTGCCGGAGCGGCGGCGGTTATGGCGGCGGTGTTTGTCTTTGCGCGGGGGCTGTCGCGATTGACGACAACCGAACTGCTTCTGGCGGGCGTCACGATGGGGCTATTCTGTTCGGCGATGATGATGGTGGTGATGTACGTTTCGACCGAACGCCAGACGTTTGACATGGTGCGGTGGATGATGGGGTCGGTTGTGAGCGTTGACAGCTACGACGCGCTTTTGAACGCGCCTCTGCTCGTGACTTCCTGGATTGTTCTGATCTGCCTGGCGCGACCACTGAATCAATACATGATGGGTGAGGAGATCGCGGCTTCGCGCGGTGTCAGCGTGGCGAATTTGCAGGGGACATGCATCGTGTTCGCGTCGCTTGCGACCGGCGCGGTGGTCGCGACATGCGGCCCGATCGGATTTGTCGGATTGGTGGTTCCCCAGATTGTTGTGTTGATCCTCGGCAGAGACTGTCGTCTCCTGCTTCCCTGTGCCGCGCTCGCGGGTGCGGTGTTTCTTGCGGTGTGCGACTGGATTGCGCAACTGGCTCCGGGCTGGATCGGCGCAGCGAGCGGGCGTGCGCTATCGAGTGCGGCACTTCCGACCGGTGTTGTGACGGCAATGGTCGGCGTGCCGATTTTTCTCGTGCTGCTTCGACGGCGGGCGCGGTGA
- a CDS encoding ABC transporter ATP-binding protein: MNDTTAPLLRMDGVAYGFPERPDFLQPLRAEFRAGECWGIIGPNGAGKSTLLRLMAGLRKPTGGRLLFDGEDLRAVSPRDRARRIALLPQQPDSDFSLSVADVVLLGRFPHRQFGLFESSADREVANRAMDMTRTRAFSCRRLSTLSGGEAQRVHLAAALAQEPAMLLLDEPTASLDWQHQLAIFELIRNVADQSRTLVAVVTHDLNLAGRFCTHILLLDDGRCVAAGEPDAVLTPAQIEQVYHVRVDLAVAVSSGERVLLPISESLDGESVVR; encoded by the coding sequence TTGAATGACACAACGGCACCGCTTCTTCGGATGGACGGCGTTGCATACGGTTTTCCGGAGCGGCCGGATTTTTTGCAGCCGTTGCGGGCGGAATTTCGCGCGGGCGAGTGCTGGGGCATCATCGGTCCGAACGGTGCGGGGAAGAGCACGCTGCTGCGGCTGATGGCGGGTCTTCGGAAGCCGACTGGCGGTCGCCTGCTGTTTGACGGCGAGGATCTGCGCGCCGTGAGTCCGCGTGATCGGGCTCGCCGGATCGCGCTATTGCCGCAGCAGCCGGACAGCGATTTCTCGCTTTCCGTCGCGGATGTCGTGCTCCTGGGGCGATTTCCGCATCGGCAGTTCGGCTTGTTTGAGAGTTCGGCGGATCGTGAGGTCGCCAATCGTGCCATGGATATGACACGTACGCGGGCATTTTCCTGCCGAAGACTTTCGACGTTGTCGGGTGGAGAGGCTCAGCGTGTGCATCTGGCTGCCGCCCTGGCCCAGGAACCGGCGATGCTCCTGCTTGACGAACCGACAGCTTCCCTGGATTGGCAGCATCAACTGGCGATTTTCGAGCTGATTCGCAATGTGGCGGATCAGTCGCGAACGCTGGTGGCGGTCGTTACGCATGATTTGAATCTTGCGGGCCGGTTCTGCACGCATATCCTGCTGCTGGATGACGGCCGGTGCGTTGCGGCGGGCGAACCTGACGCGGTATTGACACCTGCACAGATCGAACAGGTGTACCACGTTCGAGTGGATTTGGCCGTGGCAGTTTCCAGCGGCGAGCGTGTTCTGTTGCCGATTTCCGAGTCACTAGATGGGGAGTCGGTTGTTCGATGA